The following are encoded in a window of Amaranthus tricolor cultivar Red isolate AtriRed21 chromosome 2, ASM2621246v1, whole genome shotgun sequence genomic DNA:
- the LOC130805169 gene encoding uncharacterized protein LOC130805169 — MGLPKGDQLLMKLPRCPPTAPPPPPRRRWSSYTKREIERFWRKKRFEEEEHFLAAIKAAARLRATSHFSDEDYMIFLQSLEEIKTKEEEVHSICLKKNCGNNEEIRVGIKDWWTKSKYAYLNQPSVPSASCPIRRSNNKPESIWFYNKPSSISNGLPKSFYFGVC; from the exons ATGGGATTACCAAAGGGAGATCAGTTACTTATGAAATTACCAAGATGCCCACCAACTGCGCCGCCACCGCCGCCTCGGAGAAGGTGGAGTAGCTATACAAAGAGAGAGATTGAGAGGTTTTGGAGGAAGAAGagatttgaagaagaagaacattTTCTTGCGGCTATCAAAGCTGCTGCTCGTCTTAGAGCTACTAGTCATTTCTCT GATGAGGACTATATGATATTTTTACAAAGCTTGGAGGAAATTAAAACCAAAGAAGAGGAAGTTCACTCTATTTGTCTCAAGAAGAATTGTGGAAACAATGAAGAGATTCGTGTGGGAATCAAGGATTG GTGGACAAAGAGCAAATACGCATACTTGAACCAACCATCGGTTCCAAGCGCAAGTTGTCCAATCAGAAGATCAAACAATAAGCCTGAAAGCATTTGGTTCTACAACAAGCCTTCTTCAATCTCTAATGGATTAcctaaatctttttattttgggGTTTGCTGA